A part of Desulfurococcaceae archaeon genomic DNA contains:
- a CDS encoding PUA domain-containing protein: MYALIIRRPTRSELEELREIAELQFDVNGESLIPETVKVAVSPNTGKIRFLVLNGKRYLALRSKDYRFNLYVAAGEVLNGILPHPRLRVYVKGDYVEFVSRGGSLFCKHVLMADPDIRPDDEVLAVDPQGRLVAVGRSRLAGWEMVFYNRGEAVKVREGALKW, encoded by the coding sequence GTGTACGCATTGATCATAAGAAGACCTACAAGGAGCGAACTAGAGGAATTGCGGGAAATCGCGGAATTGCAGTTTGACGTTAACGGGGAATCACTGATACCTGAAACGGTAAAAGTGGCTGTTAGTCCCAATACCGGGAAAATACGGTTCCTAGTTTTAAACGGTAAAAGGTACCTCGCACTGCGCTCAAAAGACTACAGGTTCAACCTCTACGTAGCTGCAGGCGAGGTTTTAAACGGGATTTTACCCCACCCACGATTAAGGGTGTACGTTAAGGGCGACTACGTAGAGTTCGTGTCGAGGGGGGGCTCGCTGTTTTGCAAGCACGTACTGATGGCAGACCCCGACATTCGGCCCGATGACGAGGTTTTAGCCGTTGATCCGCAGGGCAGGCTCGTAGCCGTGGGCCGCTCCCGCCTAGCCGGATGGGAAATGGTATTTTATAATAGGGGAGAGGCCGTTAAAGTGAGAGAGGGTGCCTTGAAGTGGTAA
- the tgtA gene encoding tRNA guanosine(15) transglycosylase TgtA, which yields MFEVKTRDLGGRIGKLVTRHGVLETPFLFPVIDPHRQVPGLPKIRDMGFNGIITNAYLFYKRSRGLIKPIHDELAWTDVIMTDSGGYQILIYGDVEADNKTIVMYEKSIGSDIAVILDVPTGSKMSFEEAQKAVWETYRRGIEALPLIMDADQLWVYPVQGAPYKELVARSTILANKLPYDIYAVGSPTVMLEKYKYSELVKLVVTVRARLPPGKPLHVFGVGHPMIIPFLVAVGGDLFDSASYILYARGERYMTETGTRNIRDLVYFPCNCPVCSKYTPQEVLEMPREGREEVIATHNLHVLIKEIKTVKEAIKEGRLWELLEYRSRAHPALYEAFNVIKKYVKLLEKTDSTTSPSGKALLLFNADSCVNPRLRVNVRKALSRVGVTGKTVILIPAYRKPYTLQEEYKAIAGLTGTRADVEALFIHPLLGVFKPSVSSTYPFYQHECRITRRTANPAKIAKLIDKVVELGARKVVVVQAGWFTEDLFRKTTKYLSEGVSRAPLFICKLNEISSLLLQ from the coding sequence TTGTTTGAGGTTAAAACGAGGGACTTGGGAGGGCGCATAGGAAAGCTCGTAACCCGGCATGGCGTGCTCGAAACACCTTTTTTGTTCCCAGTGATCGATCCTCACAGGCAGGTGCCGGGACTGCCTAAGATCAGGGACATGGGCTTTAATGGGATAATCACAAATGCCTATCTGTTCTATAAGCGGAGTAGGGGTTTAATTAAACCCATACACGACGAGTTAGCGTGGACAGACGTCATAATGACGGATTCCGGGGGTTACCAGATACTGATATATGGCGACGTAGAGGCCGACAACAAGACCATCGTGATGTACGAAAAAAGCATAGGGTCGGACATAGCGGTAATACTGGACGTGCCGACTGGCAGTAAAATGAGTTTCGAGGAAGCGCAGAAGGCGGTCTGGGAAACGTATAGGCGTGGCATCGAAGCACTGCCGCTGATAATGGACGCCGATCAGCTGTGGGTATACCCCGTACAGGGGGCACCTTACAAAGAGCTGGTGGCGCGCTCTACAATACTTGCCAATAAACTCCCTTACGACATTTACGCAGTGGGCTCTCCAACAGTAATGCTCGAGAAGTACAAGTACTCGGAGCTCGTGAAGCTAGTGGTAACGGTTAGGGCACGCCTACCGCCGGGTAAGCCCTTACACGTATTCGGTGTAGGGCACCCTATGATAATACCGTTTCTCGTAGCCGTGGGAGGAGACCTCTTCGACTCGGCAAGCTACATACTTTACGCGCGCGGTGAGAGGTACATGACGGAGACGGGGACCAGGAACATTAGGGACCTAGTGTACTTCCCATGTAACTGCCCCGTGTGTTCCAAGTACACGCCGCAGGAAGTACTGGAAATGCCCCGTGAAGGGAGAGAAGAGGTCATAGCAACCCACAACCTGCACGTGCTAATCAAGGAGATTAAAACGGTCAAAGAGGCAATAAAAGAAGGTAGGCTGTGGGAGCTCCTAGAGTACAGGTCGCGGGCACACCCTGCACTATACGAGGCTTTCAATGTGATTAAGAAGTACGTTAAGCTACTCGAGAAGACGGACTCCACGACCAGCCCGAGCGGTAAGGCGCTACTACTGTTTAACGCGGATTCCTGTGTAAACCCTAGATTGAGGGTGAACGTGCGGAAAGCCCTATCGCGAGTAGGGGTTACGGGCAAAACAGTTATACTCATACCGGCTTACAGAAAACCCTATACTCTACAAGAAGAGTACAAGGCTATTGCAGGGCTTACTGGTACGCGAGCCGATGTAGAAGCTCTATTTATACACCCACTGCTAGGGGTATTTAAACCAAGCGTATCGTCAACGTATCCCTTTTACCAGCACGAATGCAGGATCACGAGAAGAACGGCTAACCCAGCTAAAATAGCGAAGCTGATCGACAAGGTGGTTGAGCTAGGTGCACGTAAGGTAGTAGTCGTACAAGCAGGCTGGTTTACCGAAGACTTGTTTAGAAAAACAACCAAGTACCTCTCGGAGGGGGTCTCTCGCGCTCCCTTATTTATATGTAAGTTAAACGAGATTTCCTCTCTGCTTCTTCAATAG
- a CDS encoding Lsm family RNA-binding protein, with protein MAVPEASRRLVQELAALLDKRVKVVLNSGKLYEGLLAGFDHPGLNILLKNAVDDTGNRYSRIVIKGERVSEIIIMEEPLFDPDEFKEFILREMKLQEHAVRVLHDIRAVEILGRYRVSEEGVMGSGPMAETLYSLYRKYIDQRKKALQG; from the coding sequence GTGGCCGTGCCAGAGGCGTCAAGGAGGCTTGTACAGGAACTCGCAGCACTTTTAGATAAGAGAGTAAAAGTGGTGTTAAATAGCGGTAAACTGTACGAAGGCCTTTTAGCGGGCTTCGACCATCCTGGGCTGAACATCTTATTGAAAAATGCTGTCGACGACACGGGGAATAGGTACTCGAGAATAGTAATTAAAGGTGAAAGGGTGTCGGAGATCATAATCATGGAAGAGCCCCTCTTCGATCCCGATGAGTTCAAGGAATTTATACTGAGAGAAATGAAGCTACAAGAACACGCGGTAAGGGTGCTACACGATATCAGGGCAGTGGAGATACTGGGTAGGTATAGAGTGAGCGAGGAGGGGGTCATGGGGTCAGGCCCCATGGCGGAGACCCTGTACAGCCTTTACAGGAAGTACATTGACCAGCGTAAGAAGGCCCTGCAGGGTTAA
- a CDS encoding DNA-directed RNA polymerase subunit G, which translates to MLECRVSDIMAIKVPKVYRLKGTCNDVEVEVEFHEDVVEAPKKDSKFVVEITSSKDECLKHYFCAQGYVVSNTRLGDAYRVVISLHGFLAVIKGKQKVDLNVMEQVYLGVSFSR; encoded by the coding sequence GTGCTGGAATGCCGCGTCTCCGATATAATGGCAATTAAAGTACCCAAAGTGTACAGGTTGAAGGGTACTTGTAACGATGTTGAAGTGGAAGTGGAGTTCCACGAAGACGTGGTCGAAGCGCCCAAGAAAGACTCCAAGTTCGTGGTGGAAATAACGAGTAGTAAAGACGAGTGCTTAAAGCACTACTTCTGTGCACAAGGCTATGTAGTATCGAACACGCGACTGGGAGACGCCTACCGCGTAGTGATATCACTACACGGATTCCTGGCAGTAATTAAAGGCAAGCAGAAAGTAGACCTGAACGTAATGGAGCAAGTATACCTAGGAGTGTCGTTTAGTCGTTGA
- a CDS encoding PAC2 family protein, translating to MVKLIQLEGADLSKLKGSFFITGFQGFGLVGYLSTRHLARELRLEKVGFIRTRFMPEVTSYNRDLGLQYPFEVYAGRAGSSNVVVVVHNSTPVERERTSYAEFLAVFAKQLEAREVILIGGLSQELREDPSEQYRWIPINDTSIVLNDAKILEDRHIIGPLALTMMFMHAYGLRGVIILPFTEPYRPDPKASAVAVEVVSRVLSVKVSVQKLMEEAAIIEAVEVEREKMEKAIEEAERKSRLTYI from the coding sequence GTGGTAAAGCTCATCCAGCTAGAGGGCGCGGATTTAAGTAAGCTAAAGGGGTCGTTTTTCATAACGGGGTTCCAGGGCTTCGGGCTCGTAGGTTACCTCTCCACCAGGCACCTTGCTAGGGAGCTAAGGCTCGAAAAGGTGGGGTTTATAAGAACGAGGTTCATGCCCGAGGTTACCTCGTACAATAGAGATCTCGGCTTACAGTACCCGTTTGAAGTGTACGCCGGTAGGGCCGGCTCTAGCAACGTGGTAGTCGTGGTACATAACAGTACGCCAGTAGAGCGCGAGAGAACGTCTTACGCGGAGTTCTTGGCTGTGTTCGCCAAGCAGCTTGAAGCGCGAGAAGTCATACTAATAGGTGGATTAAGCCAAGAACTCCGCGAAGACCCCAGCGAGCAGTATAGGTGGATCCCGATAAATGATACGAGCATAGTACTAAACGACGCAAAAATACTAGAGGATAGGCACATAATAGGTCCGCTTGCACTTACAATGATGTTCATGCACGCTTACGGGCTGAGAGGCGTCATCATACTGCCGTTCACGGAGCCCTATAGACCCGACCCCAAGGCGAGCGCCGTTGCCGTTGAAGTAGTGTCCAGAGTTTTGAGCGTAAAGGTAAGCGTACAGAAATTGATGGAGGAGGCCGCCATTATTGAGGCAGTTGAAGTAGAGCGTGAAAAGATGGAGAAGGCTATTGAAGAAGCAGAGAGGAAATCTCGTTTAACTTACATATAA